One Methanobrevibacter sp. genomic region harbors:
- a CDS encoding metallophosphoesterase: MTKILAISDIHGEENENLYTYLGNNDIDLVLILGDITDFGPLDFVETFINKIYEYDVDVIALPGNCDPNGICNAINDVAFCLHNNIVAYGDAILFGYGGSNPTPFNTPGETDDDHIYRSVYDLLANYDYVYNTEVPKVRILATHAPPFNTDADRVSNGEHVGSSGIQKSIHEFEPEINVCGHIHEAKSLSKIGTTTDVANPGMLKDNGAVLIDIKDGSNYDISIISLDE, translated from the coding sequence ATGACAAAAATTTTAGCAATAAGTGATATTCACGGTGAAGAAAACGAAAATTTATACACTTATTTAGGCAATAATGATATTGATTTAGTTTTAATCCTTGGAGATATTACTGACTTCGGACCTTTGGATTTTGTAGAAACATTCATTAATAAAATATATGAATATGATGTGGATGTTATTGCTCTTCCAGGTAACTGTGATCCAAATGGAATATGTAATGCGATTAATGATGTAGCATTTTGTCTTCACAATAATATTGTTGCATATGGTGATGCAATATTATTCGGTTATGGAGGATCTAACCCAACTCCATTCAATACACCTGGTGAAACAGATGATGATCATATTTACAGATCAGTTTATGATTTATTAGCTAATTATGATTATGTCTACAATACTGAAGTTCCTAAAGTAAGAATTTTAGCAACTCATGCTCCACCATTCAATACTGACGCTGACAGAGTTTCCAATGGTGAACATGTAGGTAGTTCTGGAATTCAGAAATCTATTCATGAATTTGAACCTGAAATTAATGTTTGCGGCCATATCCATGAAGCTAAATCTCTCAGTAAGATTGGAACAACTACTGATGTGGCAAATCCAGGTATGCTTAAAGATAATGGTGCTGTCTTGATTGATATTAAAGATGGCTCAAATTATGACATAAGTATTATTTCTTTAGACGAATAA
- a CDS encoding DUF2096 domain-containing protein, whose translation MSLPSEQNWLVLQRLITDLAKKGYEIPKGINPEMGLIRSSISSYRRDPSHPELINGLAKAEMALNNIQGTLLTIAEEEGEEYVDQWIDLLKRVMRGEEVFEFAKSRSKFLVNTPPGLTTGRINLKVPLAEERVQEIAEWNGLIIEFDDDVTVQLHGDQEDLKSGLKEMGSFFFDEIR comes from the coding sequence ATGAGTTTACCATCTGAACAAAATTGGTTAGTTCTTCAACGTCTTATAACTGATTTGGCAAAAAAAGGTTATGAAATACCTAAGGGAATTAACCCTGAGATGGGCTTAATCAGGTCTTCTATTAGTTCATACAGAAGAGACCCTTCCCATCCTGAATTGATCAATGGTTTAGCTAAAGCAGAGATGGCTTTAAATAATATTCAAGGAACTCTTTTAACTATTGCTGAAGAAGAAGGTGAAGAGTATGTTGATCAATGGATTGATTTATTAAAAAGAGTCATGAGAGGAGAAGAAGTATTTGAATTTGCAAAATCCCGATCAAAATTCTTAGTTAATACTCCTCCTGGTTTAACTACTGGTAGAATCAACTTAAAAGTTCCTTTAGCTGAAGAAAGAGTTCAAGAAATTGCAGAATGGAATGGTTTAATCATTGAATTTGATGATGATGTAACTGTTCAATTACATGGAGACCAAGAAGACCTCAAATCTGGTTTAAAAGAAATGGGATCTTTCTTTTTTGATGAGATTAGGTGA
- a CDS encoding DUF749 domain-containing protein: MFVATLDGIFKYSDLPEEYEPYVQFKATIDKRELKSTDEMAILNIAGTSTHHVLFLDAYSSTAEIEAELKEADAKINHTTLKIIGGHL, encoded by the coding sequence ATGTTTGTTGCAACATTAGATGGAATCTTTAAATATTCCGACCTTCCAGAAGAATATGAACCTTATGTTCAATTTAAAGCAACTATTGATAAAAGAGAACTTAAATCTACTGATGAAATGGCTATTTTAAACATTGCAGGTACTTCTACCCACCATGTTTTGTTCTTAGATGCTTATTCAAGCACTGCAGAAATCGAAGCTGAATTAAAAGAAGCAGATGCAAAAATTAACCATACTACTTTAAAAATTATAGGTGGCCATTTATGA
- the hdrB gene encoding CoB--CoM heterodisulfide reductase subunit B: MEIAYFLGCIMNNRYPGVEKATRKLFEALDIELKDMEGASCCPAPGVFGSFDEETWATVAARNLTLAEDMGADIMTECNGCFGSLFECNHILQEDEDKKAKINANLAEIGREYKGTINVKHFAQILRDDVGFEKLASLIEKPLDLNVAVHYGCHFLKPTKTIGIEDQAENPSILDDLVEITGAKSVDYKDKMMCCGAGGGLRARDKDVTTSYTKEKLDHMTAAGVDAIVNVCPFCHMQFDVGQVEVNEKYGTDFALPVFHLAQLYGLAMGLSADDLTFDAQQIDATPAIKKALGE, encoded by the coding sequence ATGGAAATTGCATACTTCTTAGGTTGTATTATGAACAACCGTTATCCTGGTGTTGAAAAAGCTACCAGAAAATTATTTGAAGCATTAGATATTGAATTAAAAGATATGGAAGGAGCTTCTTGTTGTCCTGCTCCTGGTGTATTCGGTTCTTTTGATGAAGAAACTTGGGCTACTGTAGCAGCTCGTAACTTAACTCTTGCTGAAGATATGGGTGCAGACATTATGACCGAATGTAATGGATGTTTCGGATCATTATTTGAATGTAATCACATCTTACAAGAAGATGAAGATAAAAAAGCTAAAATCAACGCTAACTTAGCTGAAATTGGCAGAGAATACAAAGGAACTATTAATGTAAAACACTTCGCTCAAATTTTAAGAGATGATGTTGGATTTGAAAAATTAGCTTCATTAATCGAAAAACCTTTAGATTTAAATGTTGCTGTTCACTATGGATGCCACTTCTTAAAACCTACCAAAACTATTGGTATTGAAGATCAAGCAGAAAACCCATCTATTTTAGATGACCTTGTAGAAATTACTGGTGCTAAATCTGTAGACTACAAAGACAAAATGATGTGCTGCGGTGCAGGTGGAGGTTTAAGAGCTAGAGATAAAGATGTAACTACTAGTTACACCAAAGAAAAACTCGACCATATGACAGCTGCTGGTGTAGATGCAATTGTTAACGTATGTCCTTTCTGTCACATGCAATTTGATGTAGGTCAAGTTGAAGTAAACGAAAAATACGGAACTGACTTTGCACTTCCTGTATTCCACTTAGCTCAATTATATGGATTAGCTATGGGATTATCAGCTGATGACTTAACCTTCGATGCTCAACAAATTGATGCAACCCCTGCTATCAAAAAAGCATTAGGTGAATAG
- the hdrC gene encoding CoB--CoM heterodisulfide reductase subunit C: MSIINRLKSLFKGDIDKEETDINNDVSNTSNDVEVTSSQMEETIVPEVEDSEKDLTFKKDIEIVEDSSEEIVEEAETIEEVAPEEVEVVEEATPEEPEVVEEVEVVEDEEETTEDVVEEVEENSNDKDKKRDTMTLLTDKELLNDSNRDPDFTAEFIDAGIETVKHCFQCGTCSGGCPSGRRTPYKVRQIVRKCLLGLKEEVISDESLWMCTTCYTCQERCLRSVKIVEIIKKARNIAAHAGYMAKAHKMTGVFVLNTGHAVPINDNVKALRSKIGLPEVPPTTHAYPEALAEVQKLCKITAFDELIGYDEATGGLKE; the protein is encoded by the coding sequence ATGTCTATAATAAATCGTCTTAAATCCTTGTTCAAAGGAGATATAGATAAAGAAGAAACAGACATCAATAATGATGTATCAAACACATCTAATGATGTCGAAGTTACATCTTCACAAATGGAAGAAACTATCGTTCCTGAAGTGGAAGATAGTGAAAAAGATTTAACTTTCAAAAAAGACATCGAAATTGTAGAAGATTCATCTGAAGAAATTGTGGAAGAAGCTGAAACTATTGAAGAAGTGGCTCCTGAGGAAGTTGAAGTTGTTGAAGAAGCAACTCCAGAAGAACCAGAAGTTGTTGAAGAAGTTGAAGTTGTTGAAGATGAAGAAGAAACAACAGAAGATGTTGTTGAGGAAGTTGAAGAAAATTCAAATGATAAAGATAAAAAGAGAGATACTATGACTTTATTAACTGATAAAGAATTATTAAATGATAGTAATCGTGATCCAGATTTCACCGCTGAGTTCATTGATGCTGGAATTGAAACTGTAAAACACTGTTTCCAATGTGGTACCTGTAGTGGAGGATGCCCATCTGGAAGAAGAACTCCTTATAAAGTAAGACAAATTGTCAGAAAATGTTTATTAGGATTAAAAGAAGAAGTTATTTCTGATGAATCTTTATGGATGTGTACTACCTGTTACACTTGCCAAGAAAGATGTTTAAGAAGTGTTAAAATCGTAGAAATCATCAAAAAAGCACGTAACATCGCAGCTCACGCTGGATACATGGCTAAAGCTCACAAAATGACTGGTGTGTTCGTATTAAATACTGGTCATGCAGTACCTATTAATGACAATGTTAAAGCTTTAAGATCAAAAATTGGTCTTCCTGAAGTGCCACCTACAACTCATGCTTATCCTGAAGCATTAGCTGAAGTACAAAAATTATGTAAAATTACCGCTTTTGATGAATTAATTGGTTACGATGAAGCAACCGGCGGATTAAAAGAATAG
- a CDS encoding archaeosine tRNA-ribosyltransferase has protein sequence MIKQFEIKSHDGPGRVGKVDGELTPRIFFKEELKIAPNQGSAHNIDREIAEFNVKETLRLAEENVDICDIAVIQGSKYIDLRIECMKKLEEIGYNGFIIANGDSLLTNSRELVDVIVSLKKEAKKTSYFIFPFAELSFMPILTYMGIDGFLADSANYYSYLNVLQTPTKSYDLNNYPIYEDITQEDLEKKNLENMEFVIKEIHAHMKNRSLRNLVEERSGTTPQNISTLKILDKNHMNYLLEYTQLF, from the coding sequence ATGATAAAACAATTCGAAATCAAATCACATGACGGACCTGGAAGAGTTGGAAAAGTTGATGGTGAACTCACACCAAGAATATTTTTCAAAGAGGAATTGAAAATTGCACCTAACCAAGGATCAGCACACAACATTGACCGTGAAATTGCAGAGTTCAATGTAAAAGAAACTTTAAGACTTGCTGAAGAAAATGTAGATATATGCGATATTGCAGTAATTCAAGGTTCTAAATACATTGATTTAAGAATCGAATGCATGAAAAAATTAGAAGAAATCGGATACAACGGATTCATAATAGCTAATGGTGATTCATTACTAACAAATTCAAGAGAACTTGTTGATGTTATTGTATCACTTAAAAAAGAAGCTAAAAAAACAAGTTATTTCATATTCCCATTTGCAGAATTATCCTTCATGCCGATATTGACATATATGGGAATTGATGGATTTTTAGCAGACTCTGCAAACTATTATAGTTACTTGAATGTCTTGCAAACACCAACAAAATCATATGATTTGAATAACTATCCTATTTATGAAGACATTACCCAAGAAGATTTGGAAAAAAAGAATCTTGAAAATATGGAATTTGTAATAAAAGAAATCCATGCACACATGAAAAACAGATCTTTGAGAAATCTTGTAGAGGAACGCTCAGGTACCACACCACAAAATATCTCAACCTTAAAAATACTTGATAAGAATCATATGAATTACTTATTAGAGTATACACAATTATTCTAA
- a CDS encoding MarR family transcriptional regulator produces MKFEKTMGFYDSNRLGDILFIFHKNHKTYLNDELSKYDLSLISALCILMIHESEELNQKDLSDGLYLTKGAITKSVKKLERDGWILRERSENDKRHFILKLTSKGNNFIPIMKEVNDKWESEMGLDGLNYNFRKTFIELTHRAIDLNLKKENEKD; encoded by the coding sequence ATGAAATTCGAAAAAACAATGGGTTTTTATGATTCAAATAGGTTGGGAGATATATTATTTATTTTTCATAAGAATCATAAAACATATCTTAATGATGAACTTTCTAAATATGATCTCAGTTTGATATCTGCTTTATGTATATTGATGATTCATGAAAGCGAAGAATTGAACCAAAAAGATTTGTCTGATGGATTGTATTTAACTAAAGGTGCTATTACAAAATCCGTTAAGAAATTGGAACGTGATGGGTGGATTTTGCGTGAAAGATCTGAGAATGATAAACGTCATTTTATTTTAAAATTAACTAGTAAAGGCAATAATTTCATTCCAATCATGAAGGAAGTAAACGATAAATGGGAGTCTGAAATGGGATTGGATGGATTAAATTATAACTTTAGGAAAACTTTCATCGAGTTAACTCACAGAGCTATTGATTTAAATTTAAAAAAAGAAAATGAAAAGGATTAA
- the dph5 gene encoding diphthine synthase translates to MFYLVGLGLFDEKDISLKGLECLRNVDKIYAEFFTSRLFGSSFEAIEELIGQKIEVLVRGEVEEESKFLEEAKTQDVALITGGDPLIATTHSDFLVRCSKKGIDYEVIHGSSILSSAPAISGLQGYKFGKVTTIPFPDYNFYPKSPYEAIEENLKMDLHTLVLLDIQAHKDRYMTVNQGLEYLMNIHDSLEDRDGLVNEDTLAMGIARVGSKDVCVKAGTIKELIDFDFGGPLHCVVIPSKLHIVEAEYLVEIAGADPKILDDV, encoded by the coding sequence ATGTTTTATTTAGTGGGTTTAGGATTATTTGATGAAAAGGATATATCTTTAAAAGGATTAGAATGTTTGAGAAATGTTGATAAGATTTATGCTGAATTTTTCACTTCAAGATTATTTGGTTCAAGTTTTGAAGCTATTGAAGAGTTGATAGGTCAAAAAATAGAAGTTTTAGTCAGAGGTGAAGTTGAAGAAGAAAGCAAATTTCTTGAAGAAGCAAAAACACAGGATGTTGCTTTAATCACAGGAGGGGATCCTTTAATTGCGACTACTCACAGTGATTTCTTGGTTCGCTGCTCTAAAAAAGGTATTGACTATGAAGTTATTCATGGTTCTTCTATTTTGTCTTCAGCACCAGCTATTTCTGGCCTTCAGGGATATAAATTCGGTAAAGTAACAACAATCCCTTTCCCTGATTATAATTTCTATCCAAAATCTCCTTACGAAGCTATTGAAGAAAATTTAAAAATGGATTTACATACTCTTGTCTTACTTGATATTCAAGCTCATAAAGACCGTTACATGACTGTTAATCAAGGGTTGGAATATTTAATGAATATTCATGATTCCTTGGAAGATCGTGATGGTTTAGTTAATGAAGATACATTGGCTATGGGGATTGCACGTGTTGGTTCAAAGGATGTATGTGTTAAGGCAGGAACAATCAAAGAGTTGATTGACTTTGATTTTGGAGGGCCTCTTCATTGTGTTGTAATTCCTTCAAAACTCCATATTGTTGAAGCAGAATATCTTGTTGAAATTGCTGGAGCAGACCCAAAAATACTTGATGATGTATAA
- a CDS encoding class I SAM-dependent methyltransferase family protein has protein sequence MKCVKVPLRQLNDTRIKLMENDLMNMEYKIKADTEFGYIPINEDVNDYEIVDMELEPMKKVPHNFAELLEEELTPDEIENLRTSFDTIGDVVILEIPENLQDKKQIIGDAALKFTKRRSIYMKKSAVKGTTRVRDLEFLSGVDDSVTIHKEHSARLKLDVREVYFSPRLATERKRVMQSVENGEKILDMFCGIGPFPIVIARNKNVDITAVDINESAIKYLDENIKLNKLKGNIKTYCGDVRQVSAGFNMKFDRIIMNLPGLAYTFLDVAIDLIEDGGIINYYEFSDSYEQGIKRLNDAASAVGKEVEIINCRKVKSTSPGEWHVAIDGKIN, from the coding sequence ATGAAATGTGTAAAAGTTCCATTAAGACAATTAAATGATACCCGTATAAAATTAATGGAAAATGATTTGATGAATATGGAATATAAAATAAAAGCCGATACCGAGTTTGGATATATTCCAATAAATGAAGATGTTAATGATTATGAAATTGTTGATATGGAATTAGAACCAATGAAGAAAGTTCCACACAATTTTGCAGAATTGCTCGAAGAAGAGTTAACTCCAGACGAAATTGAAAATTTAAGAACATCATTTGACACCATAGGTGATGTTGTAATTCTTGAAATTCCTGAAAACCTACAGGATAAAAAACAGATTATCGGAGATGCCGCACTTAAATTTACAAAAAGAAGATCAATTTACATGAAAAAAAGTGCAGTCAAGGGAACAACACGTGTTCGAGATTTAGAATTCTTATCAGGAGTTGATGATTCAGTAACAATCCATAAAGAACATAGTGCTAGATTAAAGTTAGATGTTCGTGAAGTTTATTTCTCACCAAGACTTGCAACCGAAAGAAAACGTGTGATGCAAAGCGTTGAAAATGGTGAAAAAATATTGGACATGTTCTGTGGAATCGGACCATTTCCAATTGTAATAGCACGAAACAAAAATGTTGACATCACAGCGGTTGACATCAATGAATCTGCAATCAAATATTTAGATGAAAATATCAAGTTAAATAAATTGAAAGGAAACATCAAAACATATTGTGGCGACGTGAGACAAGTAAGTGCTGGCTTTAACATGAAGTTTGATAGAATAATTATGAACCTACCCGGCCTTGCATATACTTTCCTTGATGTTGCAATTGATTTAATTGAAGATGGTGGAATAATTAATTATTATGAGTTTTCTGATTCATATGAACAAGGAATAAAACGTTTAAATGATGCGGCAAGTGCAGTTGGAAAAGAAGTTGAAATAATTAATTGCCGCAAAGTAAAATCAACATCCCCCGGAGAATGGCATGTAGCCATTGATGGAAAAATAAACTAA
- the mtnA gene encoding S-methyl-5-thioribose-1-phosphate isomerase, which translates to MKTLEWEDNKLKLIDQTKLPDELTYVYCENYQDVIVAIRDMIVRGAPAIGVSAAFGMVLADIEGVDLNKAALEIKAARPTAVNLFWAVDRVLNSDDALAEALKMYEEDMETNRAIGKFGAEVIDEGDTILTHCNAGALACVDYGTALGVIRAAHEQGKNINVICDETRPRGQGASLSVWEMQQENIPVKLIPDVASGFLMSQGKIDKVVIGADRIARGGVVNKVGSFMVALAAKHHNIPFYVAAPYSTFDNEISIFDTVIEERDGDEVRYYGGARICPDGTEVINPAFDITPKELITGIITEKGIIDPI; encoded by the coding sequence ATGAAAACACTTGAATGGGAAGATAATAAATTAAAACTTATTGATCAAACAAAGCTTCCTGATGAATTAACTTATGTTTACTGTGAAAATTATCAGGATGTAATTGTAGCAATTAGGGATATGATTGTTCGTGGCGCTCCAGCTATTGGGGTTTCAGCTGCTTTTGGAATGGTACTTGCAGATATTGAAGGTGTTGACTTAAACAAGGCTGCTTTAGAAATTAAAGCTGCAAGACCAACTGCCGTAAATCTATTTTGGGCAGTTGATAGAGTTTTAAATAGTGATGATGCTCTTGCTGAAGCATTAAAAATGTATGAAGAGGATATGGAAACCAATAGGGCTATCGGAAAATTTGGTGCTGAAGTCATTGATGAGGGGGACACTATATTAACTCACTGTAATGCTGGTGCTCTTGCATGTGTCGATTATGGAACTGCATTGGGTGTAATTAGAGCTGCACATGAACAAGGAAAGAATATTAATGTAATATGTGATGAAACTCGTCCACGTGGACAAGGAGCAAGTTTAAGTGTCTGGGAAATGCAACAAGAAAACATTCCTGTTAAATTGATTCCTGATGTGGCATCTGGATTTTTAATGTCACAAGGAAAAATAGATAAAGTTGTAATTGGTGCAGATAGGATTGCTCGTGGTGGTGTTGTAAATAAAGTAGGTTCATTTATGGTTGCACTTGCTGCAAAACATCATAATATTCCATTTTATGTTGCTGCTCCATATTCTACATTTGATAATGAAATATCTATTTTTGATACTGTCATTGAAGAAAGAGATGGTGATGAAGTAAGATATTATGGTGGGGCAAGAATCTGTCCTGATGGAACTGAAGTAATTAATCCTGCTTTTGACATTACTCCAAAAGAATTAATTACTGGTATTATAACTGAAAAAGGAATTATTGATCCTATTTAA
- a CDS encoding manganese-dependent inorganic pyrophosphatase, producing MVKTYVFGHKSPDSDSITSSLVMANLEKELGNSEAQAYRLGNINKETEFILNYLGIDAPELLESVEDDANVILVDHNSPSESVDNLENANILKVVDHHKLALETSYPLFLRFEPVGCTETILCKLYEENDVEITKEMATLMVSAIISDTLLLKSPTTTEDDKKAVAKLAEIAEIDAEEYGLEMLKAGTDLSSFSIEEILALDAKQIDFKDVKSIVNQVNTASIPDVLEMKDELEAGINKIIEDENLDLFMLLITDIVNSNSQVIALGKNADLVEKAYGVKLNDNMVLLEGVVSRKKQVVPIMTDNA from the coding sequence ATGGTTAAAACTTATGTTTTTGGACATAAAAGTCCAGATAGTGATTCAATTACTTCAAGTTTAGTAATGGCTAACTTAGAAAAAGAATTAGGTAATTCAGAAGCTCAAGCTTACAGATTAGGAAACATCAATAAAGAAACTGAATTTATTTTAAATTATTTGGGTATTGATGCACCTGAACTTTTAGAAAGTGTTGAGGATGATGCTAATGTTATTTTGGTAGATCACAACTCTCCATCTGAATCTGTTGATAATTTAGAAAATGCAAATATTTTAAAAGTTGTTGACCACCATAAATTAGCTTTAGAAACTTCATATCCTTTATTTTTAAGATTTGAACCAGTTGGATGTACTGAAACTATCTTATGTAAATTATATGAAGAAAATGATGTTGAAATCACTAAAGAAATGGCTACATTAATGGTATCAGCTATTATTTCAGATACATTACTTTTAAAATCTCCAACTACAACTGAAGATGATAAGAAAGCAGTTGCAAAACTTGCAGAAATTGCTGAAATTGATGCAGAAGAGTATGGTTTAGAAATGCTTAAAGCAGGAACTGATTTAAGCAGTTTTTCTATTGAAGAAATCTTAGCATTAGATGCAAAACAAATTGACTTTAAAGATGTTAAATCCATTGTTAATCAAGTAAACACTGCTAGCATTCCTGATGTTTTAGAAATGAAAGATGAATTGGAAGCAGGTATAAACAAAATTATTGAAGATGAAAACTTGGATTTATTCATGCTTTTAATCACTGACATTGTAAACAGCAACTCACAAGTCATTGCACTTGGTAAAAATGCAGACCTTGTTGAAAAAGCATATGGTGTAAAATTAAACGATAATATGGTTTTACTTGAAGGTGTTGTATCACGTAAGAAACAAGTTGTTCCAATAATGACTGACAATGCATAA